One genomic segment of Amycolatopsis sp. WQ 127309 includes these proteins:
- a CDS encoding CAP domain-containing protein, with amino-acid sequence MPHGRRRKRTGALARSREAKPLRRISAPAVESVLGASATPRDTAPADSSFASIVGSSAHQARHEDAVTRLVNAIRTKSGLPPLRTDERLRAAARGHSKDMARRDFCAHVDPDGRAPADRMRAAGHPRPGGENVARGQEDPRTVVQAWLDSPGHRANLLNAEFTTIGVGVHFLSGKGPYWTQNFGY; translated from the coding sequence ATGCCCCACGGCCGCCGCAGGAAGCGCACCGGCGCTCTGGCCCGGTCCCGCGAGGCGAAGCCGCTGCGCCGGATCTCCGCGCCCGCTGTCGAATCGGTTCTGGGTGCCTCGGCCACACCGCGCGACACGGCTCCGGCCGACTCGTCGTTCGCATCGATCGTCGGCAGCTCCGCACACCAGGCGCGGCACGAAGACGCGGTGACCCGGTTGGTCAACGCGATCCGCACGAAATCCGGCCTTCCGCCCTTGCGCACGGACGAGCGGCTGCGAGCGGCTGCGCGGGGGCACAGCAAGGACATGGCGCGCCGCGATTTCTGCGCGCACGTCGACCCGGACGGGCGAGCACCGGCCGATCGGATGCGCGCCGCCGGACATCCACGGCCGGGCGGGGAAAACGTCGCGCGCGGGCAAGAGGATCCTCGCACCGTGGTGCAGGCGTGGCTCGACAGCCCGGGGCACCGCGCCAATCTGCTGAACGCCGAGTTCACCACCATCGGCGTCGGCGTCCACTTCCTTTCCGGCAAGGGTCCCTACTGGACGCAGAATTTCGGCTACTGA
- a CDS encoding amino acid permease, producing the protein MDSAQVKGSTDTYSTALGNRHVQMIAIGGAIGVGLFLGAGGRLQQAGPALILSYALCGVAAYFVMRALGELVLHDPSSGSFVTYARKFVGPWAGFAAGWLYWLNWAMTGIAEITAVAIYVHKWLPGLPRWITALAALAVLLAVNLVSVRMFGELEFWFSVVKVLAIVVFLVTGLGLVLTAAHVGGSTAGVHNLTGHGGFFPAGLGVTFMTLQAVVFAYAAIEVVGITAGETKNPRKVLPKAINGVIWRIAFFYVGSVVLLAMLLPWSSYHSGESPFVTVFGLLGIPGIGDVMNAVVLTAALSSCNSGLYSTGRILRALAEKGEAPAFTGRLNRKQVPFGGILFTSAAYVLGVVLNYLVPSEAFDIAVAISSIGVVSTWATLVICQMRLRKAALRGELERPSYRMPGAPYTGWATLGFLVLVLVLMGFSDGPERIAFYSIPVLAVLLAIGWRFVSRNRVAGERNRVGSR; encoded by the coding sequence ATGGATTCCGCCCAGGTAAAGGGCAGTACCGACACCTATTCCACAGCGCTGGGCAACCGCCACGTCCAGATGATCGCGATCGGTGGCGCGATCGGGGTCGGGCTGTTCCTCGGCGCGGGTGGCCGGCTGCAGCAAGCCGGCCCGGCGCTGATCCTGTCCTACGCGCTCTGTGGCGTGGCGGCCTACTTCGTCATGCGGGCGCTCGGGGAACTGGTGCTGCACGATCCGAGTTCGGGCAGCTTCGTCACCTACGCCCGGAAGTTCGTCGGGCCGTGGGCCGGGTTCGCCGCCGGCTGGCTGTACTGGCTGAACTGGGCGATGACCGGGATCGCCGAAATCACCGCGGTCGCGATCTACGTGCACAAGTGGCTGCCCGGGCTGCCCCGGTGGATCACCGCATTGGCCGCGCTGGCCGTGCTGCTCGCGGTGAACCTGGTTTCGGTGCGGATGTTCGGGGAACTCGAGTTCTGGTTCTCCGTCGTCAAGGTGCTGGCGATCGTGGTGTTCCTGGTGACCGGCCTGGGCTTGGTGCTCACCGCCGCGCACGTCGGCGGGAGCACGGCGGGGGTGCACAACCTCACCGGTCACGGCGGGTTCTTCCCGGCGGGGCTGGGGGTCACGTTCATGACGTTGCAGGCGGTCGTCTTCGCTTACGCCGCCATCGAGGTCGTCGGCATCACGGCCGGCGAGACGAAGAACCCGCGCAAGGTCCTGCCGAAGGCGATCAACGGCGTGATCTGGCGGATCGCGTTCTTCTACGTGGGATCGGTGGTCCTGCTGGCGATGCTGCTGCCGTGGTCGTCCTACCACAGCGGGGAAAGCCCGTTCGTGACCGTCTTCGGCCTGCTCGGCATCCCCGGCATCGGTGACGTGATGAACGCCGTGGTGCTGACCGCCGCACTGTCGAGCTGCAATTCCGGGCTCTACTCCACAGGACGCATTCTGCGTGCACTGGCGGAGAAGGGTGAGGCTCCTGCATTCACCGGCCGCTTGAACCGGAAGCAGGTGCCGTTCGGTGGCATCTTGTTCACGTCCGCCGCCTACGTCCTCGGCGTGGTGCTGAACTACCTGGTGCCGTCCGAAGCGTTCGACATCGCGGTCGCGATTTCGTCGATCGGTGTCGTCAGCACCTGGGCCACGCTCGTGATCTGCCAGATGCGGCTGCGGAAAGCAGCGCTGCGCGGTGAACTGGAACGGCCGTCGTACCGGATGCCGGGCGCGCCCTACACGGGGTGGGCCACGCTGGGGTTCCTGGTACTGGTCCTGGTGTTGATGGGGTTCTCCGACGGCCCGGAAAGAATAGCCTTCTACTCGATTCCGGTGCTGGCCGTGCTGCTCGCCATCGGCTGGCGGTTCGTGTCGCGCAACCGGGTGGCCGGCGAACGGAATCGCGTCGGCTCTCGCTGA
- a CDS encoding gluconate 2-dehydrogenase subunit 3 family protein, whose product MSRRRVLGVASLLPLAALVPGLVAEAMASPALRYFTTHQASVLDAATRRLVPGPQDDPLEAGHPGAAELGVVSYLDTMLGLFTFDPPRIFTGGPWSDRPAGGPDHMATFTHPGAASAQAWRARIADLQARYTAGIADLDKSAGGDFAAAGPLRQDAVLASAAFTATLFQHTIEGMYANPEYGGNIEGRGWLEIGYPGDSQPVGYTAEQLARQELSLVDPTGVVAALLTLLRGSDAVAGRAHQAVVSGGKHA is encoded by the coding sequence TTGAGCCGGCGGCGTGTGCTGGGCGTGGCCAGCCTGCTCCCGCTCGCCGCCCTCGTGCCCGGCCTGGTCGCGGAGGCGATGGCGTCCCCCGCGCTCCGGTACTTCACCACGCACCAAGCGTCCGTGCTGGACGCGGCGACCCGGCGGCTCGTGCCCGGTCCTCAGGACGATCCGCTCGAGGCCGGACATCCCGGTGCCGCGGAGCTCGGGGTGGTGTCCTATCTGGACACGATGCTGGGCCTGTTCACTTTCGACCCACCCCGGATCTTCACCGGCGGCCCGTGGAGCGACCGCCCGGCCGGCGGGCCGGATCACATGGCCACCTTTACCCACCCCGGCGCCGCGAGCGCGCAGGCGTGGCGAGCGCGGATCGCCGATCTGCAGGCCCGGTACACCGCGGGAATCGCGGACCTCGACAAGAGCGCCGGGGGTGACTTCGCCGCGGCGGGACCGCTGCGCCAGGACGCGGTGCTCGCCTCGGCGGCCTTCACCGCGACGCTGTTCCAGCACACCATCGAGGGGATGTACGCGAACCCCGAATACGGCGGGAACATCGAGGGACGCGGCTGGCTCGAGATCGGCTACCCGGGGGACAGCCAGCCGGTCGGCTACACGGCCGAGCAGCTGGCTCGGCAGGAACTGTCCCTCGTGGACCCGACCGGTGTCGTCGCGGCCCTCCTCACCCTCCTGCGGGGAAGCGACGCCGTCGCCGGCCGGGCCCACCAGGCGGTCGTCTCCGGAGGCAAGCATGCGTAA
- a CDS encoding thiolase family protein has product MAAPATPLAPNARGVRNVAFVEGVRTPFGKAGDKGIYAGTRADDLVVNAIRELLRRHPELPPERVDEVAIAATTQIGDQGLTIGRTAALLAGLPKSVPGFALDRMCAGAMTAVTTTASGIGFGAYDIAIAGGVEHMGRHPMGEGVDLNPRFLEEKLLDPTALVMGQTAENLHDRFPDITRLRTDAYAVRSQERYAEAAKAGKIGPDLVPVDIGAAEPATEDEPPRPGTTLETLSGLKTPFRPDGRITAGNASGLNDGATASLLADEDTARELGLPVAMRLVGYSFAGVEPELMGTGTVAATEKLFKRTGLGIDDIGLFEINEAFAVQVLVFLDHFGLPDDDPRVNPWGGSIACGYPLASSGVRLMAQLARQFAERPDVRYGITTMCIGIGMGGTVIWENPAAAA; this is encoded by the coding sequence GTGGCCGCACCAGCAACGCCGCTTGCGCCGAACGCGCGAGGGGTACGCAACGTCGCCTTCGTCGAGGGGGTACGGACCCCCTTCGGCAAGGCCGGCGACAAGGGCATCTACGCCGGGACCCGCGCAGACGACCTGGTCGTCAACGCCATCCGGGAGCTGCTGCGGCGGCACCCGGAGCTGCCGCCCGAGCGCGTCGACGAGGTGGCCATCGCCGCCACCACGCAGATCGGCGACCAGGGCCTGACCATCGGCCGCACCGCCGCGCTGCTGGCCGGGCTGCCGAAGTCGGTGCCCGGTTTCGCCCTCGACCGGATGTGCGCCGGCGCCATGACGGCCGTCACGACCACCGCGTCCGGCATCGGCTTCGGCGCCTACGACATCGCGATCGCCGGCGGCGTCGAGCACATGGGCCGCCACCCGATGGGCGAAGGCGTCGACCTCAACCCGCGGTTTCTCGAAGAGAAGCTGCTGGATCCGACTGCTCTGGTCATGGGCCAGACCGCTGAGAACCTGCACGACCGGTTCCCGGACATCACCAGGTTGCGCACCGATGCCTACGCCGTACGCAGCCAGGAGCGCTACGCCGAAGCAGCGAAGGCGGGCAAGATCGGGCCCGACCTGGTTCCCGTCGACATCGGCGCCGCCGAACCGGCCACGGAGGACGAGCCGCCGCGGCCCGGCACCACGCTTGAGACACTGTCCGGGTTGAAGACGCCGTTCCGGCCGGACGGCCGGATCACCGCCGGCAACGCGTCGGGGCTCAACGACGGTGCGACGGCGTCGCTGCTGGCCGATGAGGACACCGCCCGCGAGCTGGGCCTGCCGGTCGCGATGCGGCTGGTCGGTTACTCCTTCGCCGGCGTCGAGCCGGAACTCATGGGCACCGGCACCGTCGCGGCCACCGAGAAGCTGTTCAAGCGCACCGGCCTGGGCATCGACGACATCGGCCTGTTCGAGATCAACGAGGCCTTCGCGGTGCAGGTGCTGGTCTTCCTCGACCACTTCGGCCTCCCTGACGACGATCCGCGCGTGAATCCCTGGGGTGGCTCGATCGCCTGCGGATACCCGCTGGCCTCGTCCGGTGTCCGGCTGATGGCGCAGCTCGCGCGCCAGTTCGCCGAGCGGCCCGACGTGCGGTACGGCATCACCACGATGTGCATCGGCATCGGCATGGGCGGCACCGTGATCTGGGAGAACCCGGCGGCGGCCGCCTGA
- a CDS encoding GntR family transcriptional regulator, translated as MSIRELLSGQPGLRIGDPRQTTVELHAYLRHLIIGGTFPEGTELKQAELARILAVSRTPLREAFRMLQEEGLISADPNRRSRVLGLNPEQLDSLYAVRITLESLGVRLTAGSLDRSELRAATSCLQEMERTVQADDLAGWAVAHRRFHRLLVCRAGETVLRTIITYAEMSERYVRIDQLKNPGGWDQRHAEHVDILAAVRAGDVDTAVLRLAQHLAGTAFRVIERAAPGLGTPAVLSALELITAHRRPEPAVAGDAATGQRAVNSPPRVRRGSR; from the coding sequence GTGTCGATCCGCGAGCTGCTGTCGGGCCAACCCGGCCTGCGCATCGGCGACCCGCGGCAAACGACCGTCGAGCTGCACGCCTATCTGCGCCACCTCATCATCGGGGGGACCTTCCCGGAAGGCACGGAGCTCAAGCAGGCCGAATTGGCCAGGATCCTCGCGGTCAGCCGCACTCCGCTGCGCGAAGCGTTCCGCATGCTCCAGGAGGAAGGGCTCATCTCGGCCGATCCGAACCGGCGCAGCAGGGTCCTCGGCCTCAACCCGGAGCAGCTCGATTCCCTGTACGCGGTGCGCATCACGCTCGAGTCGCTGGGCGTGCGGCTGACCGCCGGCAGCCTTGACCGGTCCGAGCTGCGCGCCGCTACCTCCTGCCTGCAGGAGATGGAGCGCACGGTGCAAGCCGACGACCTGGCCGGCTGGGCGGTCGCCCATCGCCGCTTCCACCGGCTCTTGGTGTGCCGCGCGGGCGAGACGGTCCTGCGCACGATCATCACCTACGCGGAGATGAGCGAGCGCTACGTGCGGATCGACCAGCTCAAGAACCCCGGCGGCTGGGACCAGCGGCACGCGGAGCACGTCGACATCCTGGCGGCCGTGCGCGCCGGTGACGTCGACACCGCCGTGCTACGCCTGGCCCAGCACCTCGCCGGCACGGCTTTCCGGGTGATCGAGCGCGCAGCCCCGGGCCTCGGGACGCCCGCTGTCCTGAGCGCGCTGGAGCTGATCACCGCCCACAGACGGCCCGAACCGGCGGTGGCCGGTGACGCCGCGACCGGACAGCGAGCCGTCAACTCTCCGCCCCGGGTGCGACGCGGTTCCCGGTGA
- a CDS encoding cold-shock protein, whose amino-acid sequence MHEGKVVRFDEIRGYGFVAPNAGGEDVFLHVNDLQFDKRLLGPGVFVKFDVEEGDRGLKASRVGLIDRERDSLSRPANSSPKPAKETEDDGMCDVLTVKEFLEEVTESLLGAAPAITGEQIVLIRQRLAQLAHNHGWVET is encoded by the coding sequence ATGCACGAAGGCAAAGTGGTCCGGTTCGACGAGATCCGCGGTTACGGGTTCGTCGCCCCGAACGCCGGCGGCGAAGACGTCTTCCTCCATGTCAACGACCTCCAGTTCGACAAGCGGCTGCTCGGCCCCGGCGTATTCGTGAAGTTCGATGTCGAAGAGGGCGATCGCGGGCTGAAAGCCTCCCGCGTCGGGTTGATCGACCGCGAGCGCGACAGTCTCTCGCGCCCGGCGAATTCGAGCCCGAAACCGGCCAAGGAAACCGAAGACGACGGCATGTGCGACGTCCTGACGGTCAAGGAGTTCCTTGAGGAAGTCACCGAGTCGCTCCTGGGCGCCGCACCCGCGATCACCGGCGAGCAGATCGTCCTGATCCGGCAACGCCTGGCGCAGCTCGCGCACAACCACGGCTGGGTCGAGACCTGA
- a CDS encoding BTAD domain-containing putative transcriptional regulator, producing the protein MRLQFELFGEIRAWRDGDEVGLGPALRRTVLTVLALRANRTVTRSELIDAVWGEHPPASATGSIYTYVSALRSALEPGRAPQSAGAVLISGASGYCLRIPPESIDVVRFETLRDEGRRRYRAFDPAGAVAAFDNALGLYRGEPLAELPGPFVAAQRERLGELRLDVVERRAKALLDLGEHARVVTDLSDVAAQYPMHENLQDLLLVALYRCGRREEALEIFESVRARTVQELGTEPGRDLTAHYEQIKADDPALRLPGHGAARLGGSSSRRLDRSAAFVGREAELNSLRSAVAAVASGCGGVLWVEGEPGIGKSALVAEALAETPCPVGTAVADEFSDRSPLRMVLDCLSARPTTPDLRRAALATVVKTAATPEAGVDAVIAFVRQLCEEAPLVLFADDLHWADSTSLLAWRRLARLCGELPLLLIGSYRSTPANIHLDDLCGRVGEVCTLGALSDREADELFTTLLDDRAEPAPAELAATAGGNPQYLVDLATAWCADGTLAGSAGDDRPAIPASVGAVVKRRLAFLSARSREAARWAAMFGPKFSPLDLAAALDRSASEIEPVQDELLAAGVLVRTGDWLRFRHPVVRQALYATMPLAIRLALHRQLAEMLHDAGAPVEQVAAHLLAAPVPVDPWLRDWVLREAPLLAPRSPESALRLIERVKASGMITDTTRERLTLVRCRVLTWLGRDAAAEAERAAATATDPDVLAELRWIIADSAYRRGDVPKATAVGHTAFEDVSMPPLWHKLHTALLARSLELDTVCPPPAATPTGTIPRQRPAGRVSPADAYLTGDWAKPLGELSRALRNGPTTAAYLLGPPGELRRLKGAAALIACHRDQPRAASAHLLSAWAGSADPAGAHADGSDFLYAAGALLAERRGEPGHALDLLVSLLATQNGVVCRWMPLLVRLATELGEEVHAKNATLLCERTPGEETAGLHCRALLAGKPEAALAAAGRHQAAGNHLGRARALEDGAVLLADQGRWREAAAALRSALSEYQDLGASWDISRAITRNLPDHDREPS; encoded by the coding sequence ATGAGGCTCCAGTTCGAGCTCTTCGGCGAGATCCGCGCGTGGCGCGACGGGGACGAAGTCGGCCTCGGTCCGGCGCTCCGCCGCACGGTCCTCACCGTCCTTGCGCTGCGCGCGAACCGGACCGTCACCCGTTCGGAACTGATCGACGCCGTGTGGGGTGAGCACCCGCCGGCGAGCGCAACCGGCAGCATCTACACGTATGTGTCCGCACTTCGCTCGGCCCTCGAGCCGGGACGCGCGCCGCAGAGCGCCGGCGCGGTCCTGATCTCGGGCGCGTCCGGTTACTGCCTCCGGATACCGCCGGAGTCCATCGACGTCGTGCGGTTCGAGACGCTCCGGGACGAGGGCCGGCGGCGTTACCGCGCCTTCGACCCGGCCGGGGCGGTCGCCGCGTTCGACAACGCCCTCGGCCTCTACCGCGGCGAGCCGCTCGCCGAACTGCCCGGTCCGTTCGTCGCCGCCCAGCGGGAACGCCTCGGTGAGCTGCGGCTCGACGTCGTCGAACGCCGGGCCAAGGCCCTGCTGGACCTCGGAGAGCACGCTCGCGTCGTCACCGACCTGAGTGACGTGGCCGCCCAATACCCGATGCACGAAAACCTGCAGGATCTGCTGCTCGTCGCGCTGTACCGGTGCGGGCGCCGGGAGGAAGCCCTCGAGATCTTCGAGTCGGTCCGGGCCCGCACCGTCCAGGAGCTGGGCACCGAGCCCGGCCGCGACCTGACCGCGCACTACGAGCAGATCAAGGCGGACGACCCCGCACTGCGGTTGCCGGGTCACGGCGCCGCCCGGCTCGGCGGGAGCTCGAGCCGGCGGCTCGACCGGTCCGCCGCGTTCGTCGGCCGCGAGGCGGAGCTGAACTCCCTCCGGTCGGCCGTGGCCGCGGTGGCCAGCGGCTGTGGTGGCGTGCTCTGGGTCGAGGGCGAGCCGGGCATCGGCAAGTCGGCGCTGGTCGCCGAAGCACTGGCCGAGACGCCCTGCCCGGTGGGAACCGCGGTCGCCGACGAGTTCAGTGACCGCAGTCCGCTCCGGATGGTCCTCGATTGCCTGTCGGCCCGGCCGACCACACCCGACCTGCGGCGAGCGGCCCTCGCCACCGTGGTGAAGACGGCAGCTACGCCGGAGGCCGGGGTGGACGCCGTCATCGCCTTCGTCCGGCAGCTGTGCGAAGAGGCGCCGCTCGTCCTCTTCGCGGACGACCTGCACTGGGCCGACTCCACCAGCCTGCTGGCCTGGCGGCGGCTGGCCCGGCTGTGCGGTGAACTGCCGCTACTGCTCATCGGCTCGTACCGCAGCACCCCCGCCAACATCCACCTCGACGACCTTTGCGGCCGGGTCGGCGAAGTGTGCACACTCGGCGCCCTGTCCGACCGAGAGGCCGACGAACTGTTCACCACGCTGCTCGACGACCGGGCCGAACCCGCACCGGCCGAGCTGGCCGCCACCGCCGGCGGGAACCCCCAGTACCTCGTGGACCTGGCCACCGCCTGGTGTGCCGACGGGACGCTGGCCGGGTCCGCCGGCGACGATCGCCCGGCGATCCCGGCGTCCGTAGGAGCGGTCGTCAAGCGGCGGCTGGCCTTCCTGTCCGCCCGGTCGCGCGAGGCGGCGCGCTGGGCTGCCATGTTCGGCCCGAAGTTCTCCCCGCTCGATCTGGCCGCGGCGCTGGACCGCTCGGCATCGGAGATCGAGCCGGTCCAGGACGAGCTCCTGGCGGCCGGCGTCCTGGTCCGCACCGGTGACTGGTTGCGGTTCCGGCATCCGGTCGTCCGGCAGGCGCTCTACGCCACGATGCCGCTGGCGATCCGCCTGGCGCTGCACCGCCAGCTGGCCGAAATGCTCCACGACGCCGGCGCGCCGGTCGAGCAGGTCGCCGCGCACCTGCTCGCCGCGCCGGTCCCGGTCGATCCGTGGCTGCGTGACTGGGTGCTCCGTGAGGCACCTCTCCTCGCGCCGCGGTCTCCCGAATCGGCCCTGCGGCTGATCGAGCGGGTCAAGGCGTCCGGGATGATCACCGACACCACCCGCGAACGGCTCACCCTCGTGCGGTGCCGGGTGCTGACCTGGCTCGGCCGCGACGCCGCCGCCGAAGCCGAACGCGCGGCCGCCACCGCCACCGACCCGGATGTGCTCGCCGAACTGCGGTGGATCATCGCCGATTCCGCGTACCGCCGTGGTGACGTCCCGAAAGCGACGGCCGTGGGACACACCGCGTTCGAAGACGTGAGCATGCCGCCGTTGTGGCACAAGCTTCACACCGCTCTGCTGGCCCGGTCCCTCGAGCTCGACACCGTCTGCCCGCCGCCCGCTGCCACGCCGACGGGCACCATCCCGCGTCAGCGGCCCGCGGGCCGCGTGAGCCCGGCCGACGCGTACCTGACCGGGGACTGGGCCAAACCGCTCGGCGAGCTGTCCCGTGCCCTCAGGAACGGACCCACCACGGCCGCGTACCTGCTCGGCCCTCCTGGCGAACTGCGCCGGCTCAAGGGCGCCGCCGCACTGATCGCCTGCCACCGCGACCAGCCGCGGGCAGCGAGCGCCCACCTGCTCTCGGCCTGGGCGGGCTCCGCCGATCCGGCGGGTGCCCACGCCGACGGCAGCGACTTCCTGTACGCGGCCGGAGCCCTGCTCGCGGAACGCCGCGGGGAGCCCGGACACGCGCTGGACCTGCTGGTCAGCCTGCTGGCCACGCAGAACGGCGTGGTGTGCCGCTGGATGCCGCTCCTCGTCCGCCTGGCGACAGAGCTGGGCGAGGAAGTCCACGCCAAGAACGCGACCTTGCTCTGCGAGCGGACCCCTGGTGAAGAAACCGCCGGGCTGCACTGCCGCGCCCTGCTGGCCGGCAAGCCCGAGGCGGCGCTCGCGGCGGCGGGGCGGCACCAAGCGGCCGGGAACCACCTCGGCCGGGCCCGGGCCCTCGAAGACGGGGCCGTGCTCCTCGCCGACCAGGGCAGGTGGCGGGAAGCGGCGGCGGCGCTGCGTTCCGCGCTCAGCGAATACCAGGACCTGGGTGCCTCGTGGGACATCAGCCGGGCGATCACGCGCAATCTTCCCGACCACGACCGGGAGCCATCGTGA